atgtttttttccctttgttctcCCAGTTAGACCAACCTGAGAGATGTCATTACTTGACGGTACCCTTTCTCGACTCTTTAATTGTCTGCAaatgggaggaaggtggccgaattgtaagacgtttatctggcagtacagtgtccgtgagggcttgggttccattcccgctctcgcgctttctcccaagtttgtctggaaaatcaccGAGCGTCTCGTCActgggatgaggcgataaaccgaggtcccgtgtgcagcacgcacttggcgcactggccAAAATCCCATGGCACAAAAGTAACGTCCCCTggtaaaattctatagaagaaatctactctgacagGTATAAAAATAATGCGCATGCACGTAAgtcctgacaagtgcgttgggctatgctgctgtcggGTGGCTGACAGGCAGTTGCGGtgtgtagcgtagatggatttgtctgaacgcagtgacgcctccttaagaagcTGGGACTGAAACATTTTGCTTGCATTTTCGTTTGACGAGGAAAACAGACAGTAAAGtcaacacacctgtaggaagaACAATGTTTGACGAGGAAAACAGACAGTAAAGtcaacacacctgtaggaagaACAATGTTtgacgaggaagacagacagtaaagtcaacacacctgtaggaagaACAATGTTTGACGAGGAAAACAGACAGTAAAGtcaacacacctgtaggaagaACAATGTTtgacgaggaagacagacagtaaagtcaacacacctgtaggaagaACAATGTTTGACGAGGAAAACAGACAGTAAAGtcaacacacctgtaggaagaACAATGTTTGACGAGAAAAACAGACAGTAAAGTCAACATACCTGTAGGAAGAACAATGTTTGACGAGGAAACAGACAGTAAAGtcaacacacctgtaggaagaACAATGTTTGACGAGGAAAACAGACAGTAAAGTCAACATACCTGTAGGAAGAACAATGTTTGACGAGGAAAACAGACAGTAAAGtcaacacacctgtaggaagaACAATGTTTGACGAGGAAACAGACAGTAAAGtcaacacacctgtaggaagaACAATGTTTGACGAGGAAAACAGACAGTAAAGTCAACATACCTGTAGGAAGAACAATGTTtgacgaggaagacagacagtaaAGTCAACATACCTGTAGGAAGAACAATGTTtgacgaggaagacagacagtaacgtcaacacacctgtaggaagaACAATGTTTGACGAGGAAACAGACAGTAAAGtcaacacacctgtaggaagaACAATGTTTGACGAGGAAAACAGACAGTAAAGtcaacacacctgtaggaagaACAATGTTtgacgaggaagacagacagtaaagtcaacacacctgtaggaagaACAATGTTTGACGAGGAAACAGACAGTAAAGtcaacacacctgtaggaagaACAATGTTTGACGAGGAAACAGACAGTAAAGTCAACATACCTGTAGGAAGAACAATGTTtgacgaggaagacagacagtaaagtcaacacacctgtaggaagaACAATGTTTGACGAGGAAACAGACAGTAAAGtcaacacacctgtaggaagaACAATGTTTGACGAGGAAACAGACAGTAAAGtcaacacacctgtaggaagaACAATGTTTGACGAGGAAACAGACAGTAAAGTCAACATACCTGCAGGAAGAACgacgttctcctcctcttcctcttccatctcTGGTGCCTCGGTGACTTCCGGTTCCTCTGTCGTCATGGTGACCACGCCTGTCCCGGAAGTGCTGGAAAGCGTCAGTGCCGGGGTTGTCATGTCTTCCAGCTCCGCTTCTTCCGGTTCCTCTGTCGTCATGGTAACAGAGGTAGTGTTCAGCATGGAGTCCACAGTGCTGGATTCTCCCAATCCGAGTTCTTCTGTTGCCATGGGGACAGTGgatgtgtttggtggtgtggcTGGTGTCGTggcttcttcttccatttcttcagCTTCCGTTTCTTCCGTCGTCATGGGAACGTCTGCGGTAGttgacgttgttgctgttgttgttgataatgtcgGTGCTGTTGTCGAtcctggtgttgttggtggtggtggtggtgtggttgatgctggtgttgttgttgttgtggtggtggtggtggtggcagcggtgGTGGTCGTTGTGGTGATTGGTGGCGGTAACACACCAATAGAAACCAGGTAACTATCCAGGTAGTGCTGATACCTTGGCAGAATCTGAGCCAGGTAGGACAGAACCCGAATGGTACGTTCTTGCCTTGCTGTCAgaaatgacgacaatgacgacgacgatgatgatgatgacaatgagttTGGAAACAAAACGAATGACTGAACAgtttgaagaaaaagagaggaactgaggagaaggatgaagacgCTGGAAACAACGGGTCTGGCGTTCATGGTGGAAGCGATGGTCTGCTTAAAACtgggtgattttttgttgttgttgttgttgctgttgttgttgttgttgttgttgttgttgttttagtcttCTCTTTGATGTAGCCTTCAAGCTGTTTTTTGAATGtatatctttgttttgtttttcctttttttttcgtccgtgcctttctttctgtctttcaagtTCAGCCTATAAAGATTTTCTTGAAGCAGATTCTaagattttttgtcttctttttttctttcaaagttcttttctttttttaatgcccgtctcttttctgttttataGCTGTTGAATGTTCTCTTTTTCTATATCATCAGGCTGTCAAGTGTTTTCGCTTAAAAGTGTGATATGTTCACAAAGATAGCTTGTTTTCTATactgaaattggaaaaaaaatcgttcaaacaagaagaaaaataaaaatagttAAACCATAAACCAGCAACAGCCAAAGAGGCAGGGCCTAACAAGTGGTAGAAAACCACACCAAATCTGAGACTTTATACATATATCTACAAAATGGGGTCGTGCTATTTTTAGATCCGGATGTGACCAGCAGGTTTCCTGCAACGTCACTGCTTGGGTAGCCACCTTCACAACGGACTGATCAGGATAACCCAGaaatatgggatggggtgggggtgggtagggggctgggggtaaAACAAGGACATCAAACAataaggggcgtgggggtgaggtaaagaaaggtgtgtgtgagagagagagagagaaagagagagagtgtgtattgtgggtgtgattgtgtgtgtgtgtgtgtgtgtgtgtgtatgagtgtgcatgcgcgcgcgcgcgcgcgtgtgtgtgtgatagagagaaagagagtgtgtgtgtgtgtgtgtgtatgtgtatgtgagtgtgtgtatgagagagagttttgtgtgtgtgtgtgtgtgtgtgtgtgtgtgtgtgtgagagagagagagagagagagagagaatgtgggagggtggggaggggagtttgggggAAGGGATCGGTGTGTCGGAAAGGGCGGAGGGTGGTGATGtaaagtaggggggtgggggaaggggaaacaTTCACTCACAGCCTCAGATACATGAAGGGCAATCAATTAACCCTAcccagttttttttcccttctgtcttACGTCTTTCAATCTgcccgcctctttctctctttcacacacacacacacacacacacacacacacacacacacacgcaaacgtaccctctctccctctctcccctctctctctccctctgtctgtctgtctgtatatccgtGCATCCATCTGTCCATGTCCGTAGAACAAGGTGCCGAAGGTGAAACCAGAAATACAACAACACAGGAAGAAAGAGCGAAGGAAGATGACAaggacagtgatgacaatgaccaACTTTAAAGTCATCAGCAATGAACAGGCCGTCTGACGTGGGCAACACACTGCTTGTCTTCTTTTACGTAtgaaatgacaatgataatagtaatgataataataataatgatgataataatgatagttatcagctctttcctcattgcacaaaatgctttacaatccacacacacacgcacacgaaacaCGATCAGTCCTcgactcacaatcatgcacaataagcatgtatatgcgcatacaaactcgtacatacaatacatacataaatacatgcatgcatccatccatccatccttacatacatacatacatgcaatcgacgcacacacaatacagcgttacaaatatacctgaCCTGACAATCAGCTGACTACTTTCAGGTATGAGAGAGGGTCttgaggaaatgctgctggaagaggaaagtcttgaggttagatttaaaggaaggcagtgagggctgtgagggacgtggtgaggcaaagagttccctatgtgaacagcagatgatgaggttagatttaaaggaaggcagtgaggggctgtgagggaCATGATGAGGCAAAGAATTCCCTAtgtgaacagcagatgatgaaaaggctcgaccaccgtgctgttctctttttattttgggacgcggaaatcaaatcaaatcaaaatgaaaacaacagcaacaacaaaaaccgccaccccccaaaacaacaacaacaaaacaaatagaacaaataaataaacaaacaaaatggataaataaacaaataaattgatgaataaatagaaCGAATAAAtcgacaaataaaaaaagaaaaacaaaagaaaaattgagaaagtaaacaaatgaatgaataaataaaaagaacaaaatgaaggaGAAGCAAAAGATTCCTGCGTATGTGATATTCAGTATCAACCATCAGGCtgtaacagggaaaaaaaaaaaaaaaaaaaaaaaaaaaaaaaaaaaatccaaacagatTTCACGTCCTGTTTGGTTCTCAGTGCTCCTGTAACTGTTGTTTCCGCAGTATACCTAGACTTGGCGAGTGATATCATGTcatcatttctgtttgtttgtagaACACCAACCAAGTCACTTGTTTCTGCAAGTGATGATTTAGAGACGTTATGTTCGTTTGGTATATTTGCATATTGATTATTTTGTATATTGATTATTTTGCATATTGATTATTTTGTATATTGAAAGgtaagaaagggacagagagaaaaaccaaACGATACAGACTAGACACACTGCAAATAGaataaggaaagacagaaacagaaagaaatatagtggggaaaaaaagaagaaaataaatgcacGCTCggatatacacacacgctcgcgcgcgcacacacacacacacacacgcacacacacacacacacacacacacacacacacagagagagagagagagagagagagagagagagagagagagagagagagagagagagagagaaatggaactcGAACTGGAAATCGAAATCGGAAATCGAATATTATTTTTAATGTGTGGGCCatgttgcccgtgtcaaggggtgtgttgggggtcggggtgtggggggtagggagtaCTGGGTGAAACACGTCATTGCCGTGATCCATGCAGGTTGTCTGAACCCTATTGAGGGGCTGAGCGATTCACCGCACTTGCAGATCATTTCATTCACATCGGAATCATCGTCATGAatcaaacggagagagagggaggacaagagaggacaagacaagacaagacaagacaaattctttatttccgaggatgaCAGATAGTCACTGATGCACTTTTTTCTCGTTAGTACTGGCCCTTAAAAACACTTCACGATACTAAATGATGCAATGTGTGAGTAGAATTTTGTTGCACTGCCggtaacgacagagagagagaacgagagagagagagagagggggggggggcgggggaggggagagagaaaaagggagagagagagagggggggggaggggggtggatagcgagagagagagagagaaaggagagagacagagacagagagagagatggaaggagagagacagagacagagagagagatggaaggagagagacagagacagagagagagatggaaggagagagacagagagaaaggggaggagacaggcagataaaagacagagattgagagagacggcAGTGTAGAGGGCGTGACATGAACAGGGGATAGAGGCCACAGGTGACAGGCCCTACAACCCCCACTAacttcacacacacctcacctagCCCTGACGTCAACAACATGACAACTTCCCTGACATGGTGTGACGTCAGTTAGACACTGGACACGGTGacagcgtccacacacacacacacacacacacgcacgcacgcacacacacacacagagcaggaggggtgtggggatggggtgagtgtcagagagagagaatggaggaagaagaaagagaatgtgcaaagagaaagtaaaagacaaatagaaagagaagggaggtttgagagagagagagagagagagagagagagagagagagagagagagagacagacagagacagacagagacagagacagagagagagacagagacagagacagagagagacagagagagagagagagagagagagagagagagagagagagagagagagagagaggaagaagaagaagaagaagaagaagaagaagaagaagaagacacaacctAATTCAGACAATTTCATAACAcatggaaagggtgtgtaactttttaCCAGCATCCAGAACACACTTGCCAGTATGTTGAAGTTTGATTTGTtgtaaatcattatcattatcagattTGTTATTGtaattcagtgtgtatgatttgttattgtctttcagtgtgtatgatttgttattgtcattcagtgtgtatgatttgttattgtaggtcaatgtgtgtatgatttgttattgtcattcagtgtgtatgatttgttattgtcattcagtatgtatgatttgttattgtaggtcaatgtgtgtatgatttgttattgtcattcagtgtgtatgatttgttattgtcattcagtgtgtatgatttgttattgtcattcagtgtgtatgatttgttattgtcattcagtgtgtatgatttgttattgtaggtcaatgtgtgtatgatttgttattgtcattcagtgtgtatgatttgttattgtcattcagtatgtatgatttgttattgtctttcagtgtgtatgatttgttattgtaggtcaatgtgtgtatgatttgttattgtcattcagtgtgtatgatttgttattgtcattcagtgtgtatgatttgttattgtaagtcagtgtgtatgatttgttattgtcattcagtgtgtatgatttgttattgtcattcagtgtgtatgatttgttattgtcattcagtgtgtatgatttcctattgtcattcagtgtgtatgatttgttattgtcattcagtgtgtatgatttgttattgtcattcagtgtgtatgatttgttattgtcattcagtgtgtatgatttgttattgtcattcagtatgtatgatttgttattgtcattcagtgtgtgtgatttgttattGTAGGTCAccgtgtgtatgatttgttattgtaagtcagtgtgtatgatttgttattgtcattcagtgtgtatgatttgttattgtaagtcagtgtgtatgatttgttattgtaagtcagtgtgtatgatttgttattgtcattcagtgtgtatgatttgttattgtcattcagtgtgtatgatttgttattgtctttcagtgtgtatgatttgttatttcattcagtgtgtatgatttgttgttgtcattcagtgtgtatgatttgttattgtaagtcagtgtgtatgatttgttattgtctttcagtgtgtatgatttgttattgtaggtcaatgtgtgtatgatttgttattgtcattcagtgtgtatgatttgttattgtaagtcagtgtgtatgatttgttattgtaagtcagtgtgtatgatttgttattgtcattcagtgtgtatgatttgttattgtcattcagtgtgtatgatttgttattgtcattcagtgtgtatgatttgttgttgtcattcagtgtgtatgatttgttattgtaggtcaatgtgtgtatgatttgttattgtcattcagtgtgtatgatttgttattgtcattcagtgtgtatgatttgttattgtcattcagtgtgtatgatttgttattgtctttcagtgtgtatgatttgttattgtcattcagtgtgtatgatttgttattgtaggtcaatgtgtgtatgatttgttgttgtcattcagtgtgtatgatttgttattgtaggtcaatgtgtgtatgatttgttattgtaagtcaatgtgtgtatgatttgttattgtcattcagtgttcattcagtgtgtatgatttgttattgtcattcagtgtgtatgatttgttattgtctttcagtgtgtatgatttgttattgtcattcagtgtgtatgatttgttattgtcattcagtgtgtatgatttgttattgtaggtcaatgtgtgtatgatttgttattgtcattcagtgtgtatgatttgttattgtcattcagtgtgtatgatttgttattgtcattcagtgtgtatgatttgttattgtctttcagtgtgtatgatttgttattctctttcagtgtgtatgatttgttattgtcattcagtgtgtatgatttcctattgtcattcagtgtgtatgatttgttattgtaagtcagtgtgtatgatttgttattgtcattcagtgtgtatgatttgttactgtaggtcaatgtgtgtatgatttgttattgtcattcagtgtgtatgatttgttattgtcattcagtgtgtatgatttgttattgtaagtcagtgtgtatgatttgttattgtaagacagtgtgtatgatttgtcattgtctttcagtgtgtatgatttgttattctctttcagtgtgtatgatttgttattgtcattcagtgtgtatgatttcctattgtcattcagtgtgtatgatttgttattgtcattcagtgtgtatgatttgttattgtcattcagtgtgtatgatttgttattgtcattcagtgtgtatgatttgttattgtcattcagtgtgtgtgatttgttattGTAGGTCAccgtgtgtatgatttgttattgtaagtcagtgtgtatgatttgttattgtcattcagtgtgtatgatttgttattgtaagtcagtgtgtatgatttgttattgtcattcagtgtgtatgatttgttattgtcattcagtgtgtatgatttgttattgtctttcagtgtgtatgatttgttattgtcattcagtgtgtatgatttgttattgtaggtcaatgtgtgtatgatttgttattgtcattcagtgtgtatgatttgttattgtctttcagtgtgtatgatttgttattgtaggtcaatgtgtgtatgatttgttattgtcattcagtgtgtatgatttgttattgtaagtcagtgtgtatgatttgttattgtcattcagtgtgtatgatttgttattgtctttcagtgtgtatgatttgttattgtcattcagtgtgtatgatttgttattgtcattcagtgtgtatgatttgttattgtcattcagtgtgtatgatttgttattgtcattcagtgtgtatgatttgttattgtcattcagtgtgtatgatttgttattgtaggtcaatgtgtatgatttgttattgtctttcagtgtgtatgatttgttattgtcattcagtgtgtatgatttgttattgtcattcagtgtgtatgatttgttattgtcattcagtgtgtatgatttgttattgtctttcagtgtgtatgatttgttattgtcattcagtgtgtatgatttgttattgtaggtcaatgtgtgtatgatttgttattgtcattcagtgtgtatgatttgttattgtaggtcaatgtgtgtatgatttgttattgtaggtcaatgtgtgtatgatttgttattgtcattcagtgtgtatgatttgttattgtcattcagtgtgtatgatttgttattgtcattcagtgtgtatgatttgttattgtctttcagtgtgtatgatttgttattgtcattcagtgtgtatgatttgttattgtaggtcaatgtgtgtatgatttgttattgtcattcagtgtgtatgatttgttattgtcattcagtgtgtatgatttgttattgtaagtcagtgtgtatgatttgttattgtcattcagtgtgtatgatttgttattgtaagtcagtgtgtatgatttgttattgtcattcagtgtgtatgatttgttgttgtcattcagtgtgtatgatttgttattgtaggtcaatgtgtgtatgatttgttattgtcattcagtgtgtatgatttgttattgtcattcagtgtgtatgatttgttattgtaagtcagtgtgtatgatttgttattgtaagtcagtgtgtatgatttgttattgtcattcagtgtgtatgatttgttattgtcattcagtgtgtatgatttgttattgtaggtcaatgtgtgtatgatttgttgttgtcattcagtgtgtatgatttgttattgtcattcagtatgtatgatttgttattgtaagtcagtgtgtatgatttgttattgtaagtcaatgtgtatgatttgttattgtcattcagtgtgtatgatttgttattgtaagtcagtgtgtatgatttgttattgtaagtcaatgtgtatgatttgttattgtcattcagtgtgtatgatttgttattgtaagtcagtgtgtatgatttgttattgtcattcagtgtgtatgatttgttattgtcattcagtgtgtatgatttgttattgtaagtcagtgtgtatgatttgttattgtcattcagtgtgtatgatttgttattgtaagtcagtgtgtatgatttgttattgtctttcagtgtgtatgatttgttattgtcattcagtgtgtatgatttgttattgtcattcagtgtgtatgatttgttattgtaagtcagtgtgtatgatttgttattgtaagtcagtgtgtatgatttgttattgtcattcagtatgtatgatttgttattgtaagtcagtgtgtatgatttgttattgtcattcagtgtgtttgatttgttattgtctttcagtgtgtatgatttgttattgtctttcagtgtgtatgatttgttattgtctttcagtgtgtatgatttgttattgtaggtcaatgtgtgtatgatttgttattgtaggtcaatgtgtgtatgatttgttgttgtcattcagtgtgtatgatttcctattgtcattcagtgtgtatgatttcctattgtcattcagtgtgtatgatttgttattgtcataCGTGGCTGACAGACGATGGATCACAATGCGGTTTAAAAGAATACATCtgcagtctttcggatgagatgacaagcCCAAATTCCGAGCGCAGTATGCAATTTGcgtacgtgaaagaacccacggcaagtaAGGGCTGTTCGGCCCTTGAAATATGAAGGGAACGTATTCAGTGCGATCCATAGTTACGCTGAAAGCTATTGTTGACTCCCTTTGATAGCTAGCTTtcgagtggggggtggggggtggggagtgggggtgggggggattgaaaAAGGtctgagcgcgcacacacatttctTGTTCAGtgtttggctggtgtgtgtggaaggttctTGAAACCCTCAGTTGATGTTGGCCAGAGTACTGTTTTTCTGCGTTCATGAGCTACAACTCTGCTGTTCACTCAGATTTACAAACGGGATTTTTCCCGTGTCCGTCACCCACCAGTTCTATTTGATTTGATCTCAATGTCTTCACACAAAGCTAGGGGCCAAGGCTCTCCAGTTCTGATCAGTCCACTGGGATCATgttcaggtcaggcatctgcttgttcatgttcaggtcaggcatctgcttgttcttgttaaagcagatgtggtgccaCTGTGTACATGAATCAGTCCGCGTGCTTTGACAATACTTAGAACTAAAACTGAACTCCTTACATGGGTTTGGAATCTGTAACGTGCGCATTTGAATTTCTGCACGACTATATATACGAAGttgatcatttatttatctatttatttattttattttatttccttttgggttttgttgagtttttttgttgttgttgtttttttctcaaggcctgtctaagcgcgatgggttacgctgctggtcaggcatctgcttggcagatgtggtgtaacgtatatggatttgaccgaacgcagtgacgcctccttgagccactgacgCTGATACTGATGAAGCCACCAGCCTGGCAGCACATGTCTCTGTTGACCCGTTAGATGGGGAAACCCACGGGGCGCCGGAAacaggatcgaacccaggaccctcaggttcAAAGTCTAACGCCTTGGTCACCACGATATCGAGCTcttcatccctgtgtgtgtgtgtgtgtgtgtgtgtgtgtgtgtgtgtgtgtgtgtgtgtgtgtgtgtgtgagggggtgggggtggtgtttttataccgttcgtctctctctctctctctctctctctctctctgtaccaccatttttctcccccccccccgcctcatcAACCCTTCCAT
Above is a window of Babylonia areolata isolate BAREFJ2019XMU chromosome 28, ASM4173473v1, whole genome shotgun sequence DNA encoding:
- the LOC143301851 gene encoding uncharacterized protein LOC143301851, with translation MTTEETEAEEMEEEATTPATPPNTSTVPMATEELGLGESSTVDSMLNTTSVTMTTEEPEEAELEDMTTPALTLSSTSGTGVVTMTTEEPEVTEAPEMEEEEEENVVLPAGQGRQCTQLEGVCLRQCETPTDVITGVTCGNDVMGRPLVCCDD